One Carya illinoinensis cultivar Pawnee chromosome 5, C.illinoinensisPawnee_v1, whole genome shotgun sequence genomic window, AGGAACGATTAACGAAGGCAAGGCAGACTAAGTCGTTGGTGAGTTTGGAGCTCGACGATGAGGCTGGTCCTAGTTGTTCCAAAGCAGCTCAGGAAGTTGTTAATGTGGAGGAGCCTGGACAAGAAAAGATGCAAGCGAGTTCTGAACTGAATATGGCTATGGGCGTAAATGAGTTTCACGAAATAGAGAAGATCTCAAcggaaaataatttagaattgaATGGTATTCAGATGGTGGTTTGTGATAATGGGGACGTTGCCGGCATGCTGAATCAGAATTTGAGAGTAAATTCGAATCTTACTTTGCCTAGTAATCAGATGTCGTGTGAGGTTGAAGTGGCAAGCTTTGCTGTGGATGAAGCTCCTTCCCTTGTTTTGGATATATACAACTCTGATGGCAACACATCACGGGATCATATGAGGCCAAACGGCCTTGGTAATGTCGTGATTGAGGAATTGAATGACGAGGTGGTGGTGGATCATGTTTTAGTAGGGTCTTCAAAAGACGTTCAGGTTGATGGTCATCCGGTCCAAGAGGGCTTGAACTCTCTGGGAATGGATGATAAGGAACATTGTGGGTCTGACCCAAAAAAAGAGTGTGGGGAAGATttatgcaaaaataaataatatctttcGGATAGTGATATCCGAAATGGAAAAAACCTGGCCAAAGGGGGAAGATTGCTTCGAAGTTCGACTCGGGTTCCTAGCAAGCCTGTTTGCATGAATCTATGATTTGCACTCCTCTGTTTTGGAATATCCGGGGCCTCAGATCATCTCGAAGAAGGTTGTGTAAGTTGGTTAGGAAATTACATTTGAATTTTATCATGTTGGCTGAACCTTTTTGCAGATGGTCATAATCTGGTTAGTTTGAAGCATTTGCTGGCTTTTGAAAattgtttttctaatttttgtgttggtGGTAAAATTTGGTTGTTATGGAAAGAAGGTTTGCATATATCGGTCATTACTTACAGTCCTCAACATGTGACTATTTCTTTATGTATGGATTCTCGGCAAGTGTTTTTTTCTGTGGTTCATGCTAAATGCAATCATTTGGAAAGTAGAGAACTTTGGAGGTTGTTACAGTTGGACGTAGTCCAAGATGCACCTTGGCTATGCCTGGGTGATTTTAATGTTATTCGTGGGGAGGAAGAACATTGGGGTGGTAGACCGAGGTTGAGGATTGCCATGGATAAGTTTAATGAGTTTATCGATGCTTGTGGTTTTATTGACATGAAATTGGTTGGGGGCAAATTCTCGTGGTGTAATGGTCAGAGGGGTTTAGCTTGAAACTGGTCAAAATTAGACAGATGTTTGATGAATGTCGTGACTACAGATTTATTGCCAGATGctttttataagtatatgaCAAGCTCGACCTCGGATCATGCACCTTTGTCTTTTGTGTTAAAGGCTTTGGCCACTCGTTATGGTCCCTCTTCCTTTAAGTTCCAACAAATGTGGGTGTCCCATCCAAATTTTCGGGAAGTGGTGGAAAATCCTTGGAACGAACAGACTGGTACTATGGGGCTTTTTGGCCTTGCTACtaagttgaaaaaattgaaagtgaTATTAAAAGATTGGAATTGCCAAGTTTTTGGGCGCATTGACAAAAATATCCAATCTTTGGAAAATCAAATTGAACAACTGGAAAGTCAACTCCAGGATGGTTTTTTGGAAGATACAGAGATGGCTCTATGGGTGGCTAAGGAAGAGCTTGCAATCTGGATGCAAAGAGAAGAAACTCAGCTTTCACAATATGTGAAGCTTAATTGGATGGAAAAAGGAGAGGCCTCGGCTTAGTTTTTTACAACTTTTGCTTCTTTAGCAAAGCCTTTTGTGCAGGAAATGAGGCTTAGAGATGGGTCTTGCATGGACACTCCGGAAGCTATTCATTCAGGTGCTGTGGATTATTTTAGCTCATTTCTGCGGGCCAGAGATTGTAGAGTTCCTCCAGATTTGTCCAGGTTGGTGACTAGTTCCATTCTTGAGGAGGAAAATGTTAAACTCCTTCAGCTCCCTTCAAATCCAAGAGGTTAGAGAGGCTATGTTTTCCATTCCTGTTGATAGTAGCCTGGGCCCAGATGGCTTTGGGTCTGGTTTCTATAGATCGTGCTTGGATATTGTTGAAGCTGATGTGGTAGTAGCTGTGCGGGAGTTTTTTATTGGAACTCCCATGCCTAGATTCTACTCAACTTCTTATATCATTCTCATTCCGAAAATGCAAAGGCCTActggttttgataaatttcaCCCTATTAGCCTATGCTCAGTGGTGTACAAggttttttctaaaatcttggTTCGTAGATTGGCACCCATCTTAAACAGAATTATTTCTCCGGAGCAAGGTGCATTTCTTTTTGGGCGtagtatttttgaaaacattTATTTGGCCCAAGAAATGATACATTTGCTCAATAAGAAGGTTGGGGGGAGGGGTAACATAGAcattaaaattgatatggctaAGGCTTATGACAGTATAGACAGGGATTTCTTAATTCATGTGATGGCCTATTTTGGGTTCTCGTAGCGTCTTTGTAATTTGATAAGGAATTGTATTTCCACTCCTTGGTTCTCCGTGGTTATGAATGGTTCGGCAAATGTTTTTTTCCTAGCGGACGTGGTCTACGTCAGGGAGATCCTCTATTACCTTACTTGTTTATTATTGTTGAAGAGGTGCTATCAAGATTATTAAAGCATAATTTTGCCCTTGGCAACATTGTCCCATTCTCCCATCCACGAGGTACTCCTCTTGTTTCCCACCTATTATATACTGATGATATTGTGCTTTTTGCTAATGGAGGAAGATCTTCTTTCCAAACTATCAGAGATATTTTTGCTTTGTATGAAAATTGGTCTGATCAAGTGGTGAGTAAAGAAAAATCCTGCATTTTTTTCTCTAAGCATGCTACTGTTGCTCGAAAAAGAAGTTCCTTATTGTTGACAGCTTTCTCTGAAGgtttttttccatttaaataTTTGGGTGTGTCTCTTATGGTTGGCTGGcttaaattgatatattttgatGACTTACTGAATGGCATTCGACGGAAGTTGGATGGATGCAGAACCGGTTTTTATCTTCTGGTGCTTGCCTCCTTTTATTGAGACATGTTATTGCTAGTATATCTATTCATTTGTTCTCTGTGATGCATGCTCCCAAGGCTGTTATTGCAGCCGTAAACCAGAttatgagtaattttttttggggTTCCTCGAATGGAAAGCAAAAGCAGAAGTGAATTGCTTGGTACAAAGTTTGCTCTCCGATTCATGAAGGGGGTTTAGGTCTCCGAAAACTAGAGGAAGTTGAAGCTTCTTTATTCATGAAGCTCGCTTGGAATTTACTGACAGGTGAGTCTTTATGGGCTAATTTTTTCAAGACAAAGTATATAAAGGATAAGGATGTGACTCAGGTGGATAATCAGAAAGGAACTTTATTTTGGAGACATATTGTGGGTAGGGTTCCGAAAATTTTAGGTAATTCCTTGTGGCGGGTTCGGGATGGGAATGTTTCATTCTAGCGTGATCCTTGGTTGAAATCAGGTCCCCTTTTAAATTTTTGTGAGATATCTGATCGTCCGTTACTTAAAGTAAAGGAATGCAGGCTGCATAATGGGTGGGATGTGGACCTGTTGCAGAGATTGGTGGGGGAATCCAAGATGGAAGAAATTTTGACCTGCTTAGGGGAACAAAAAGATGGAGAAGATTTATTGATCTGGAAGCCCAATCTGAATGGGGAATTTTCTTTGAAGTCAGCTTGGGATTGTGTTCATGTTCGTGCCCCTAAATCTGAGTGGGCTTCGTGGATTTGGCACTCAGCGCTTCCTAAGAAGTATTCGGTTACCATTTGGAAGTCTTTTAATTTTAGCCTTACTGTTGATTCTCGTATTGGCTCTCTAGGCATTCCTTTGGCTTCAAAGTGTGAATGTTGTACTCTGAGATGTGTGGAGGACCAAGATCATGTCCTAGCGAAAGGGATGGTTACAGTATATATTTGGAGACGTGTTTCTCTTTAGCTGGGGATGCCGTATGACTCTAGTAGATCATGGAAAGCAACTATGGAATTATGGTTTCGGCGAGCTGCTCACTCGActcaaaaagtattttattgGCTTTTGTTCCTATTATTGTGACTTGGTCCATTTGGGTTTGGAGATGTAAAGTTTGTATGGAAGGGAGAAGGAGTTCTGCGGGCTCTCTGTGGGGTTCGATTAAGGCTGCTATTGCTTGGGTGGGACTTCGCTTGCATgcttcaaagaaaataaatgatggCGATGAAAAAATCCTAAACCTTTTTTCTATCCCTATTAAACCAATTAAGAGACAGAGATATAGTCTTGTGAAATGGATGAAACCGGTCTCAGGatggtttaaattaaatgtggatgAGAGTTCTTTGGGGAATCCAGGTCATATGGGTGCAGGTGGTCTAATTATAGATGAGAAGGGGGACCTtacttgggcttttgcctaAGAATTGGGGCATGGATCCAATAATGAAGCTGAGCTCATTTCTCTGTTATATGGTCGTCAACATTGTAAGGATTTAGCTATTTGGAGAGTAGAGGTTGAATTAGATTCTTTGTTAGTGGTTCATTGGATAGAAAAAGGGAGATGTGATATATGGTATCTTGAAGGTAGTCCTCATCGTTGCCACTTGCATTACTGCCCAATGAACCCCCACCTAGCTAGCCTGACCGACTTTTAACTTCCACCAAATCGAAAATTAAGGTGCTTAATTATAgttagagtaatgctatataccacACTTTCACATTTCACTCTCAATCCATTatgtaagatgtgacacatttatcactattgaatatataagaattatctaataaaagattattcaataatgataaatgtgtcatattttatatagtgaGATGAGAGTGCGATGATAGTGTGATGTAtacaatttttcttatatttgacGCTATTGTATggcgtgtaaatatatataattgcatgtggtaggcctttttttttttttttttttctgtgcaCAATGAGGGAACACATAATTTTTAGAACCTATTAATTCAGTGATCGAAGattctaattatttttattaccaGCAAGGGAAACacaatatatttacatatttttttactaataaGCTTTAATGTCGGACAAAATAACGATTATCCTGCAAACTAGTTTCAATAGATAATTTATAGGGAGAAGACAAAGAGACTTGcccaaaacaaagagaaaactctaaataatatacattaataatataattcaaaaattattttatgaagccCACAAATCAGACTTAAATAgtttcaaaattcgaaattatgagtttaaattattgtatgagaaattaatacataaataaaaaagaatcatattaaaaatttgatcaaaatcaaattcagaatcacttccaaacctaaaatcaaatatttacTAAAAAGGGAAGaatgagcatatatatatatatatatatatgattcgaaagaaaataattgatattattCTGAATAATTTGGGAGAAAGTAAATGCTATTCCTTattgataaagggttagaattgcataattaagttgtttaaatgagtgatttatcttatcaaataaggattcaacacttaattatgcatcaaattctaatattgactgTAGCATTACTTTTAGACCCATAAAATCAACTtattacaaaatgatataactTGCCACATGACAGCCATGTAACCTCCAATTGCAGGCTCTCTGTCCCTAAAAGAGTTGCTTCACAATTGCATACACTTTGCAGGTTTCTTTA contains:
- the LOC122309541 gene encoding uncharacterized protein LOC122309541 — protein: MGTPHQELSWYIEVVYESLPAFCTRCKMQGHNLKLCKGKEGAKRVMDRTLKRGDKQMQVWKPIISDHEKERLTKARQTKSLVSLELDDEAGPSCSKAAQEVVNVEEPGQEKMQASSELNMAMGVNEFHEIEKISTENNLELNGIQMVVCDNGDVAGMLNQNLRVNSNLTLPSNQMSCEVEVASFAVDEAPSLVLDIYNSDGNTSRDHMRPNGLGNVVIEELNDEVVVDHVLVGSSKDVQVDGHPVQEGLNSLGMDDKEHCGSDPKKECGEDLCKNK